The following are encoded together in the Tripterygium wilfordii isolate XIE 37 chromosome 3, ASM1340144v1, whole genome shotgun sequence genome:
- the LOC119990045 gene encoding protein indeterminate-domain 4, chloroplastic-like — MAAASSSTPPFFGMTRENNQNQLIVQQQSSTTTTTPTSSSTALSAPPPPKKRRNQPGTPYPDAEVIALSPKTLMATNRFICEVCNKGFQREQNLQLHRRGHNLPWKLRQKTTKEVKRKVYLCPEPTCVHHDPSRALGDLTGIKKHYSRKHGEKKWKCEKCSKRYAVQSDWKAHSKTCGTREYRCDCGTLFSRRDSFITHRAFCDALAQESARHPPSLTSMGSQFYGNNHMSIGLQDQTHPSNNMLRLGNAKFEHLIPPSNPSSLQTMPSSNFFMQDSNQQSFPNKPLHGLMQLPDLQTNTNTSPSSAANIFNLSFNNSDNIANASNATNNLVGSGFLNPNQFNMGEQVGSGLASIYNASVPQQHEHVTQHMSATALLQKAAQMGSTTSNSGGAGSTLLRGLGCTSSSSSGGANKSAVDRINFGSNFGNANVENQNNNSLQGLMNSFAAHGGGSIFGGFSTTLDQNSNNFCNIDEATATTANNTTKLHHDHQLGVSIGGSDKLTLDFLGVGGMVRNMASGGGINMGSLENPEIKSTHASQPFGSAKMQ; from the exons ATGGCGGCCGCCTCATCATCGACACCGCCTTTCTTTGGTATGACGAGGGAAAACAATCAAAACCAATTGATTGTACAACAACAGTCCTCCACCACTACCACCACACCTACCTCCTCCTCAACTGCTCTGTCTGCGCCACCACCtccaaagaagagaagaaatcaaCCGGGAACTCCAT ATCCAGATGCAGAAGTGATAGCACTATCTCCCAAGACACTAATGGCAACAAACAGGTTCATATGTGAAGTATGCAATAAAGGATTCCAGAGGGAGCAAAACCTACAACTTCACAGAAGAGGACACAATCTCCCTTGGAAGCTTAGGCAGAAGACAACAAAGGAAGTTAAGAGGAAAGTGTATTTATGCCCTGAACCCACTTGTGTCCACCATGACCCTTCTAGGGCTCTTGGTGACCTCACTGGGATCAAGAAACACTACTCAAGAAAACATGGTGAGAAGAAGTGGAAGTGTGAGAAGTGCTCAAAGAGGTATGCTGTGCAGTCTGATTGGAAGGCACATTCTAAGACTTGCGGCACTAGAGAGTATAGATGTGACTGTGGCACTCTCTTCTCaag GCGTGACAGCTTCATCACTCATAGGGCATTTTGTGATGCATTAGCTCAAGAGAGTGCAAGACATCCTCCAAGCTTAACCTCGATGGGTTCACAGTTTTATGGGAATAACCACATGAGCATAGGCTTACAAGACCAAACCCACCCTTCCAATAACATGCTCCGGCTAGGCAACGCCAAGTTCGAGCACCTAATCCCTCCATCGAACCCTTCTTCATTACAAACAATGCCTTCCTCCAATTTCTTCATGCAAGACTCGAATCAACAATCATTCCCAAATAAGCCTTTACATGGCCTAATGCAACTTCCTGATCTTCAAACCAACACCAACACCTCCCCCTCGTCCGCGGCCAACATTTTCAACCTTAGCTTCAACAATAGCGACAACATTGCAAATGCTAGTAATGCTACGAACAATCTAGTCGGTTCCGGATTCTTGAACCCCAATCAGTTCAACATGGGGGAACAGGTTGGTTCAGGACTCGCGTCTATTTACAACGCTTCGGTACCACAGCAACATGAGCATGTCACGCAGCATATGTCCGCCACCGCGTTGCTCCAGAAGGCGGCGCAGATGGGATCAACTACAAGCAATAGTGGCGGTGCAGGATCGACATTGTTGAGGGGATTAGGTTGCACTTCTTCATCATCTAGTGGTGGTGCGAATAAATCCGCAGTGGATAGGATCAACTTTGGGAGCAATTTTGGGAATGCTAATGTGGAGAATCAAAACAATAATAGTCTCCAAGGATTGATGAACTCTTTTGCTGCACATGGTGGAGGTTCAATCTTTGGTGGGTTTAGCACAACATTGGATCAGAACAGCAACAACTTTTGCAACATTGATGAAGCTACTGCTACTACTGCTAATAATACTACTAAGTTGCACCATGATCATCAACTTGGTGTAAGTATTGGTGGTTCTGATAAGCTGACTTTGGATTTTCTTGGTGTGGGTGGGATGGTGAGGAACATGGCCAGTGGAGGAGGCATCAATATGGGTTCTTTGGAGAATCCTGAAATAAAGTCAACACATGCAAGCCAACCATTTGGAAGTGCCAAAATGCAGTGA